The following is a genomic window from Strix uralensis isolate ZFMK-TIS-50842 chromosome 3, bStrUra1, whole genome shotgun sequence.
gagatggtgtgcattgctgaagcaattgccattagggctcctgcacagcacagtgtgacttAACGGATTATATGAACCCCTGAGATGCCTATGTGAGCCGTATGGCACCATACATAGTGGATGGTAGCTTCGGTTGTAGGCAGAGATACAATTGTAGCTGAagtacctctgcaaagggcagaaatgaaatgacaccactatggccagttttaaatgtgcggaaattattgtggctgatgttcttccctacctccccaccaccttcctggcttagtctttgtttcaagtgctgtcagctgtcccttgctttaggctgccctttgtttaatgagctgtgtgtcctgagaaactgaacacaagctAGAATCATGGTGACCCGCTAGTCTCTGTGTCATcacctcacactcttcccataacttgtttcttctctgtacagccacCCTCACTTTAATGGCCTTTGACTCGGCCTGGAGTTTCGGGGGATATTTCTGGGAGGTAGAAAATGTGGCTTCCAGTTCTCCTAGATACGCACTCATACGGCACGTGTTTAATGTGTGGGATTTAATCTGcaaacactcttcctctctaacaaagctctttttaaaatcctaaaggatGTGAGCGTTGCCTTCCGTGGTAAACCTGGAGTGCCTTATGTACCAAATCTCTTTGCACTTCGGTGAAATCTGAATCGGAAATGATAGGCACAGTTTCTCCCTAGGATATTTAACTGCACTTGCTTCACTAAGTCATGAGAcctttatctctgtctttgagacctgcctgggaaaataagatattcttgagagaataagttgtcactaataaagcttttttactgtcgtctgtctttcagatgtgctaaGCATCCACGTGACATTTGGAGAGATGCCAGTCCTAGAGAACAACTGACAACCCTGCGACAGAACCGGGAGCTTTATTCACTACCCTTTATTCTTAGATGTTaagacagttttgttatttctattaaaaaaacccaatgccttCAACGTTGGCTATATCCACACATTTGTTCCATTCGAAGGTCATTTGCCTCTGCCCCAAATACACCACTTAGACTGGAGATGCACAACCGAATGGATGGACAGACCACTACAATTTGTACCACAGTTATTGTCGTCCCCTCACTTCAtgtgtgtcctgtctgtcccatctccttgaatcccttcactcatccctgaatcccccccccccttctctccgcaGTCTTCCTTACCCCCCACATCTTCCGTAGCTGCCTCGATTTGACCTACGAGTGGCTGTAGATGCTGCTTGacttgtgtgtgagggggaagagaagggctgactGATGGGAACACATGAGAGACTTCTGGCCCAGTGGCAGATGTGGctttatcaaacagcaggaactggatcacgcacaaattcttgagcaagacgctcaagattgctgctggggtataCTCCTGACGGCACTGAAAATCCAGAGGTGCTTGTGATTTATGTTCACAGACCTTGGACTTCAGACATTAAATTTTTCTAGCCGTCTACGTGCTACGGGTAAGGATGTTTAGCGGCATTTGTATCTCAAAAGGCTTGCATAGATTCATGCCTGAACTCATTTTGTCAAGCTACATGTTTACTTTCTTATCTTAGCTAAGATGCTAAATCCCGTATCAGCAAATACCTAcctgcactggtcacagcagatGTAGGGATCTTGAAACACGACAGGGTGCCtgtccctcttcttgctttcatactgcgtcaggggactcctgctgcaggtgactgatCTCAGTGTTCAACCCCGGCATTTGGAAGTAGAGATCaagccagcatctcccaccagacTTTGTGCTCAAGGCACACAACCTCTGCCGGTCCTTTTGCAAGGTTTATGCATTTATGCTATCCTGTTACTGGTTAACGTGAAGCCCCTAAACAGGCATCAAAGTAGAGCTCGGAGACCAAACCTCTTGGCACGCCAGGGAGGTTtgtgtgctgtcttctcttttgtaaggCTCTTTTATTGGCAATAGCTCAAGCATCCTGCCTCTTAGCTCAAGCTATGGAAGCAGATCTGGCTTTCCCATTTAGATCCAGAGCACGcgggaggcagctgtgctccttgAGGAACCCGCACAGCTCGGATACGGCaagtgcctggggatgggcaggcagcttgCCAGAAGCACGGAGGATTCCTGAGATGGTCCCGTCTGGATGCTGAGTGCTGGATATTTGTCATTCACACCGCCACACGGGAGGGGAGCAGGCCTGAGGAGGTTGATGGCCCTGCAAGAAAGGATGTGGTTTGGCATGAGGAGCAATGTGGATCAGGCGGCCAGTGGGATTGGCAGCACAGGGTTTGGAGTCCTGGGTTTTGGGGAGATGGATGAGATGTGGTAAAAGAGGGTGACTCttagctctgtgaacatttgaagACGCCGCCAACAAGATGGAAGCTTAGCCACCACAATACTAATATCCAATTTAGGGCTGATGTCACTTCTAGCCGGACACTAAATTTAacctttacaaaagtaagaatgaaagagaagggtGTAGTAAaggcctgtgtctgtctggctccaacattctcttgaaaaaatatatcaactcttcaaaataggaagaacagttttaagaagtctCCTATCCCTCCTTGAAAATTACACCCATTTCCAGAGCTTGAAAAACCGACAGAGCTCAGTCCTTAGTGCAAGGACTGATGATCCGATGGAACGAGGGCAGCAGAAGTCCAATATGccatgggagctgcttcctggggacggtctctgtgtaaagtcctgtggcagcttgaccctgtcctcatcatctggcctgcagatatgtctccatccctcctacAAAGGCACCGGACTAGAAAGAATAACTAGCAAGACGCCTTTTCCTCGAAGCAGCTGGACAAGAGGGAATTGTGAAAAATTGCAAGGCATCTCcaagccagctgctgtcctggaaggcagatgtcctGAGAAGCCTCCGTCACACTGAGTTTCAGcgtggagaaacagcaatgtttcacgTGTTTGTTGTTTAGGAGGGGTGAACTCCTTGGGGCGTTTAACTCGCACCTCTGGAGGTTTGGTCTGGATGTTTTGTGGCAAACCGCACCGAGAAAGCGTCCCAGAAGCGGGAGCTGAGGCGGTCTGTCGTTTCGAaaggggctgtttcttcctgccgagccgcccgccctctcctcccttcGGGGGAAACGACACGAATAGtccaggtgaaaatttcaagCGGGCTCCTTCGGGGCAGCGCGGCTCTGGCTgcgcgcggtgccggtgccgcggcggggcgggaagagaCCAGACGCGCGTcagcagccggcgcggggcggggccgggccgaggggcggggcggggccgggccgaggggcggggccgggccgaggggcgcggcggcggcggggaagccccTTGCATTGTTTCTCTTGTCTCCCCGTTGCCGGGGTTTCCGCGTGTGGCAACCGGGGGCCCAGTGCCTCAGCGCGGGGCGACTCGCTGGGGTGTGGGTGCCGGAGCGCGCCTCCGCCTCTCCGAAGTGCTGTTTGACCGACTCGGGATTTCCTGGCGGTGCGGGAGCATTGAAAAGGACCGGCTTCGACATTTCTGTCACCGCGAGAACCCTTTCCAAGGCAAGCTtgcggagattttaaaatttcctgtcaccTCAGTCAGACGTTTGATGCGGTccttgcagcacaaggctgtgctaAATCTGGAGACGCTAACCAGGGGGTTTTCTGCCGTCCCAGAATCTGACggtgtctgcagctgaggaacggaaaggaaagggagtgacCGCAGCGATGATGCTGTTTTACGTTGATCGggcaataatgcagtaaaataccttaagagctaagcttgctgaaattgaaggaaatgcagaagttagcgtcagtgatatgttgtaaaaatgtttgcatgagagaaacgaagctcttgctctagagctgttttaatttcaatgaagcaaaatccagaggagattaacgccgtggcgggggggggggtgtctgcttgCACGTGTGGCGGCAGGGTCCCAGCCTGTGATACCAAAACCTCGACGCTGTGTCCGTTGAACTCCGTacatctcatttaagaaagtagcgcgtgagccactgaagtgtgagagctggcaccataaactgattgggctttgtgaaaaggtagtagtatttggaggagcaaagagttcaaaggaaaagacatcttgcactgctggttttgcacaaacttctatcgttctatgggaaacaaaatggcattatgaaatttaaataaaccaaccccACTTTTGTTCCTAATGCTAACTAACTGACATCAGAGTTTCTCTCGGCTTGCTGTTGTATGCTGCTGGATTTCCTCACCCCTGTTTTTTTTGCTAGAGCTAGtgaatgaattcaacaaataGTGGAGGTTTATTAATGCAAAGTACTTTAGCTTTACAACACCTATTGACCACAGAGCCTGTAGAAGCCCTGGTCTGTTTGGAGCTGACCCTGGGGAGGACTGTACGTGATTTGAATCAGTTAGTAGGGGACGAGACATCCTACCGCTGTTTACAATAGGGTTTTCATTAAACTCGATGTTTAATGAGCTTATCACATGCTGAGCCTTTTTCCTCAAgggttctctattttttttatttccttttattgttagtaattaaaggttaaactgctttgcaaaagcaatctctgtatagggttgcacagtgagatcgtttgaggctttcctcatttaataatccttgtggaaacttggattttcaccgcaacacaactgcttctacaggacactttgcaAGAACTACATCTAGCTTGTAGTACAAATCACCGTTTCTTTGAAGGGACGGAGTACCTCTCCTTATTGGTAGGCGGGAGTGTTTTAAGCTATCATGTGTCTAGTTCGTGCAGGTGGAGCTACATCTCCTTTGTGGTGAGTTTGCCTGTGGTGTCTATGTTACTCCTTATGCAGtcgttttgctaaagaaaatttttaatctggttttcattgtgcatcGTTAGGAGCTCTCAAGAATGCCCCAACGTAGGAGCCTCATCGTTAggagctgtaaaatgagcttttcttttcttgtcatcattttaggtcagcacagtttttcggtttggtttctttttttttctctcggagGTCTCTCTCCGCCCGGAAAGTATACggagctttgcttcaggaatcattacataatttctgtacattctttgagtaatgatagcatagaaatattttttattttctcacataagtttgccttgaagtaaaaaaccaaaacccaacaaacaacaaaaaaacacaaacacaaaaccccacaaaaagacctgcaaaagaaggaaggagaatgagaggctgtaagctggagaggtgcatttgcaaataaacttcgGAAAGACCCATACAATGacctgaggcagaagaggaattCTAGCAACCTTAGAACAAAAACTAgtcgttaaaaaaaattaatagtagcgcacagaagaggcacgcagataattaaacaagcatgtttaggaaggttcgataaaaatgaagaaaaacacattaaaaaagttatatatatttatataatggtaTCCTATAGcattaaattgagaaggaaactaactggtttttgttgttgttgtttacacagttggacaaacagaacattccagtgcaactttgaaagaagacacGGAAACTATGGAGGCAAGTCCGTCTGACTCAAGCACCAAGGACGGTGTAGTagatgctgagaaagaggatgctCATACAGTTGAGCAGTTGCCATCTTTGGAAGAAGACGCAGAAGACCATGCATCTGAGCCACAGTCTTACGATCtgggttttaaaaaggtttttaaattttgggcgttcagattcacagtgaagaagacaCGAAAATCAGAAcctgctgattttcagcctgttcaactgcttactgtaaaaaagcaaacacaagtccctgaaggagctggtgatcaAAAAGAAGTCGGCTCAGAAGAAACAGCGATGCCTGAGGACGcactctctgcagaagacaacaccaaagacacactgaaaaatgaaaaaacagaagatgaatctcctaaaacaccagaagcagatgagatttgttctcagtcagctgccttagccactgatactgcatcgccattaagaaaattttttactcgGGGATGGACtcgatttggaaaaaagaagaggtttaggaagcctaaagaagatgaactacagtctCCTACTAAAGaagatgggcaagaaaaagagggggcaacgttaataactgaaaccagtgaaaaggaggagaaatctgagtttgaggagcaagatgaggagaggaacgtgacagaagtaactactgaagagcatgagaaggagcaaagtgaagatgaaaaacagccgTCAAAAAGGATTGTGGCAGACACAGGAGTGGAagcaagtgggaaggaagagctaatcaagcatgatgagcaggaacaaaaagaggctgtaacagcagcagttgttaaagaaagtgcgatggagaaaaaagctggagatgatgaagaaagaaaactggtggaagtctcagatgatcttggtaaaaaggaagaaaaaactgaagaaggagaaaaagaaagtgagcagctaaaaacaagctcagtggtagctgttgtttctgatattgtgaatggagaattgaaaacatcctcagaagtcCTACCGGCGGGAGACAAACTGGAGTCAACAGGGAAGTGTGAAATAGATGacagaactgaaatatcctctgaagagagacctgaagcaGGGTCTTTGGCAATTGCAATTTCtagtgaacagcttaaaaaatctgaaggaagagaaggaaataaacgtgctccgctagagaaagaaacatttgatgaaaaaacagaggaagcagaattgaaaatatcacccacagcagaagacatcacacaaggagaagctctggacacaaccacagagaagaaagaaagcaaagaacatgagacaaaactgactctgggtgctcctggattgaagtccttttctacttctgaatgctCAGTTGACACAGAGGACGATCAACAGTCTATCAAACCCACTGGTGAaggattacagggaaaaactagcagagttatgactgatactatcaaaccaggtgaaataaccacagaaataacgcctgaagaggcagctggaaagaggcctccagaaggtatcacaaatgaagctgaactgctgtcttctcaagaaaaaaataaactgcaaggcagccctttaaagaaactctttatgggtactggatttaaaaaactgtctggaaagaagcggaaaggcaaaagagaagaatctaagttaggggaacagggtgagccaattcagcacttaccagcttccccagatagcccagaggaacaaaaaggggagagttctgcttcttctcctgagcagatgaatgaaattccttctttggagaaaTCTGTAGACGGAATGcaggtcactgaaaatgaagacgcTGCTATTGCAGATGTGGCGCGCAAAAGAGAAAGTCTTACGCCCtgggcatcatttaaaaagatggtgaCTCCCAAGAAGCGTGTCAGAAGACCTTCTGcaagtgataaagaagaagaaattgataaGACAAAGAGTGTTGCAGTGTCTGCAACCGAAAATACTATTGATGAATatcagggagaattaaaagaaaatgggatgggccagaaaccagagaaaagcacagaaaagcccaaaaaaaaggttggcacctctgtgttctgggaagcttttttatgtggaggttcttcaaagaaaagagccaggaaatcatcatcatcatcatctgatgaagacactgaacataagcttggtcgagaaagccaaaaaacagacgagtctggacagaacaaagaaacgGCAACAGGTGCAGTTCTTACTAGTTCTCAGGAGAGCGATCAAGGACGAGGGAATTCTTCCCCAGAACAAGCTGGAAGCCCATCCGAAGGGGAAGCTATTTCAACACGGGCACCATTTAAAAGGTTAGTCGCTCCAAGAAGgagatccaaaaccagaatggaagagagaacggAAGACTCTGTTGTGGGATCTAGCCTTGAGCATTCAATGTCGGACGGTGAGCCTGGAAAAGATGAATCATTCgttccatttagaaaactgatgcctgggcgtaggaagaaaaagtcagatggaaagccagcaccaagtcatcttaaacaagcaagagaagacatggcagaaacaactgaagaagatttggatattccagctgttgttcctttatctgaatacgaagcagcagagcaggagaaaatggaaggccAACAAGCGAAAGATGCTGAGGCGATGAGAGaacaaacctcagagaaggagagagcagaaaaattggaggagaCCCTAAGAGTTGAGCAAGCACATGAGGCACTGGTACATGCAGTTACTGTTGCccttgtggaaggggaaagggcggTTACCGGTACCGAAGCAAGGTCACCACCTTGGctatctgctgctctgacagagtgcattgagcaggcaaaagaaaaggaagagaaagaaactgagaaaacacttGAATCAGATGTTGctgtggaagaagcagtggtagctgctaagacagtgccagagatgagaaaggctgtaagtgatgacaccacagcaagtgagctagagctgacctcagaagcagtgacagctccG
Proteins encoded in this region:
- the LOC141941640 gene encoding LOW QUALITY PROTEIN: A-kinase anchor protein 12-like (The sequence of the model RefSeq protein was modified relative to this genomic sequence to represent the inferred CDS: inserted 2 bases in 1 codon), which produces MPQLGQTEHSSATLKEDTETMEASPSDSSTKDGVVDAEKEDAHTVEQLPSLEEDAEDHASEPQSYDLGFKKVFKFWAFRFTVKKTRKSEPADFQPVQLLTVKKQTQVPEGAGDQKEVGSEETAMPEDALSAEDNTKDTLKNEKTEDESPKTPEADEICSQSAALATDTASPLRKFFTRGWTRFGKKKRFRKPKEDELQSPTKEDGQEKEGATLITETSEKEEKSEFEEQDEERNVTEVTTEEHEKEQSEDEKQPSKRIVADTGVEASGKEELIKHDEQEQKEAVTAAVVKESAMEKKAGDDEERKLVEVSDDLGKKEEKTEEGEKESEQLKTSSVVAVVSDIVNGELKTSSEVLPAGDKLESTGKCEIDDRTEISSEERPEAGSLAIAISSEQLKKSEGREGNKRAPLEKETFDEKTEEAELKISPTAEDITQGEALDTTTEKKESKEHETKLTLGAPGLKSFSTSECSVDTEDDQQSIKPTGEGLQGKTSRVMTDTIKPGEITTEITPEEAAGKRPPEGITNEAELLSSQEKNKLQGSPLKKLFMGTGFKKLSGKKRKGKREESKLGEQGEPIQHLPASPDSPEEQKGESSASSPEQMNEIPSLEKSVDGMQVTENEDAAIADVARKRESLTPWASFKKMVTPKKRVRRPSASDKEEEIDKTKSVAVSATENTIDEYQGELKENGMGQKPEKSTEKPKKKVGTSVFWEAFLCGGSSKKRARKSSSSSSDEDTEHKLGRESQKTDESGQNKETATGAVLTSSQESDQGRGNSSPEQAGSPSEGEAISTRAPFKRLVAPRRRSKTRMEERTEDSVVGSSLEHSMSDGEPGKDESFVPFRKLMPGRRKKKSDGKPAPSHLKQAREDMAETTEEDLDIPAVVPLSEYEAAEQEKMEGQQAKDAEAMREQTSEKERAEKLEETLRVEQAHEALVHAVTVALVEGERAVTGTEARSPPWLSAALTECIEQAKEKEEKETEKTLESDVAVEEAVVAAKTVPEMRKAVSDDTTASELELTSEAVTAPEETAEASCTEETMEVSLAEETAEMVSAVSPLLETPDPTEEVTPVQEVEAAEQNLKELDKQTQKVLHEVVERVKLAGVAQLVSERPGSAAIITTVQGIESEVKADAKDGNAVGQETVLPGQSLEKGEHKEDGLQPQGSAGSVQGQNGVEEGVLPEGSERNEVPAAVKESTEGCENVDVLRDESQWQACEKAAVEDHEEIPEVEGTVEEXLHHTTEFHSVKAVTSKEEISVKEEPSEPEKLPITELTVEETSDERIPEVQTAMC